The sequence GGTTAAGCCTCTGATATTTATTGCAGGAACAGTAAATTCTAGTCCTTCGCCTCTCCCCTTAGCCATATACAGATCGTGGATTGAAGAAGAGACAATATCCATCATATTTGCAAATTCTCTAATCAGAAAATAGCAATAATTTTTTACTTGAGAATCTTGTGTAAATACGGCTGTTTTAATAAGATCATCAATCACTTTCTCTCTTAGTTTATCTTTATTTAGCGTAAGTTTTCCATTAATTATTAGCCCATTGGTTTCAAGAATTTTTGCAACTTCCTCTTTTGTCCTAAACAAACTGATCTCCCCTTCCTTAAAAATTATTAGTTTGCTCGCCTAACAATATAAAACAAATATTAAAAAATATCAAATTTTTAAGAGCTCTTATAAAGCAAAATGCTATAAGAAAGCCCAAGCGATAGCCAAATCAAATAAAGCAAGCTTCCACTAAAAATTAATATGGTTAACGATAAAAACAAACATGAAATTAAAACATAAAACAAATAAGGAACTTCCCTTTTTAAAATAAGATGAAATAAATTTTTGAAAATTGAAAATGTAAAAAATGTTATACCTGGCACGCTCAAAATTGACATAATAGCCAAAAAAATTACTGCAAACATTGGTTCTTCTCTAGAAAACCAAAAGATGCTTGGAATTGATAAAAATATAAAAATCGAAAAACATATTGCCTTTAATGAAAATTTATAAACGTAGTTGTACTTTTCTATTACAATTCTTTTAAAAAACAAAAAATATATAAAAGACATAAAGAATATCAGCACTGAAAAAAATATCTTGGCCTCAAAGCTATTTATAAGAGTTCTAAAATCAAGGATCACTCCCCCTTCAAAATTCTTACCAAACAGTGGCTTCACATTTAAAAAAGGTGGCGGAGTCCTTTTTGATAATATTTCTAAAATATCTCCAGTTCTTGCCCCAGTCTCTTTTTTAAGCGACCCATTATGAATAATTACTTTTCCAGTAATTACTGCAGAATTTTTTAGAATTACATCAGATCTATAGGCAATTAGATCACCGTTTATCCTGCCGCTAACAGTCAATATTGCATTATGAACAATAAAATCACCGTTTATCACCTGATCCTGTTCGATATTGATCTCTCTTTTTATAACATCTCTTTTTAAATATTGTTCCTCATTAGTCTGATATCCAAATCCCTGTCTAACTCTGGATAACATCAGGTTTTGATCTTGAGCAAAAACTAAATTAAAGGAAAAAAGATATAATGTTAAAAAAACAAAAAATAATAACAGTCCTCTTTTCAACTTAAAAGTTCCTTTCTTTTTTTGTAAACAGAAAAGATAATAAATGCCAGAAAACTTCCTATTAAGAGATAGATTAAAGAAACGTTGTTATAGAAAATTTCCCAAACAACTTCAAAAGCATAGAACACGCTCTCTTCAATATCTATAGAAAATATAGAATAATTTATATTGTTTAAAAGTATTGAACCAATTAAAAATATAAAAGACATAGAAGTTGAGAAGAAAATAAGATTTTTTATAAAAGTTTGTTTTTCTATTCTATATACAATCAATGAAAAGAGATCGTCTGGAACGCTCATAATAGGTAAATTCTTAAGCGAATATGTAAGCTGCTTAGATCTTTGTCTCAAATAAAAGCACTTTGGACAATTTGCCACATGAGCTTCCAATTCAAGTAGCTGCTTAGATGTAATTATTCCAAGCTCTTCGAGCTCTATAAGTTTCTTACATTCATCACAGCTCATACGTAGATAACTCCTTATAAAGTTTTTTTCTTCCTCTAGAAATTCTCATTTTAACAGTTCCCTCATCAATTGATAAAATATTAGAAATCTCCTTAATACTTAGATCCTCCTGATAAAATAAAACTATAACAACCCTATAAATTTCAGGAAGTTTCAAAAGCGCCTTTTCAACAGCTTCCTTGTTTTCATATCTTATAATTATTTCTTCAGGCATCAGAGAGTTGTCTACAGGATCAAAACTTCTTTCATCATCTTCCGAAGTCAAGTCCTCAAACGATGTATATTCTTTTTTTGCTCTTTTTTTATCTATATATAAATTTGTCAACACTCTCTTAGCCCATGGTATAAAAGGATAATTTATATCAAATTTATCCACATTATTGTAGAATTTAATAAAAAACTCCTGTACAAGATCCTTTGCTTCTTCGGAAGAACCAGATAATCTGTAAGAAAGAGTATATATAAAACTGCTATACCTATTGTATAGGTCTCTAAAAGCATTTTGGTCTCCCGATTTTATCCTTAAAATTAGGTCTGAGTCCATATATTAGAAAGCACCTCATACAATCACCTTTATTCTATTCATACTTTTATGCTTTGATATTACATTTACAAGTTCTAAATAGAATACGATTTTTTAAGCATAAAGAAACAAAAAGGGAACAAAAAATTTATTTGCTCCCTTAAAATTTAAACTTATTATTAGTCTACAAGATAATTTTCAAATGTCTGGAGATGATCCATTTCTTCTAATAAAATCTTTTCAAAAAGCCTTCTAGTCGCTAAATCATCGTGTTTTTTTGAAAAACTAATTATTTCCCTATAAAGTTCTATTGCTTCATTTTCAGCTTTGATATCAAGTTCAAGCATTTCTTTCAGAGAAGAGCCTACTTCAATATTATTTGGCTTAGTGGTGGGTATTCCGCCAAGTTTGAAAAGATGCTCTGCAATATCCTCTGCATGCTGCATTTCTGTAATTGAAATCTTTTTCAAATCTTCACCTACAATTTTACCTTTAAAACCAACTAATTGTATATGCTGCCACATATACTGGATACTAACCTGGATCTCTCTGGCAATAGCTTTGTTTAGCATCTCAAACAATTGTTCTTTTGTAGCTTTTGCCTGTGACATTAGAATCCTCCTGATAATTATATTTATTAACAAATATTATATTACAATTTATATAAAATAATAATTAAAATTGCTCCAAAAATTCTTCCTTAAAAGTTTTCAATCCTGCATCTTGCAAAGAAATAATAGGATTCTCGACTGGCCAAGGAATAGATAAAAATTGATCGTTATATATTACTCCACTAGAACTTTCAGGTGAATATTCAGAAGAAGTTTTATATAGCACTATTGCAAAATCGCTTAATGCACAAAAACCGTGCAAAAAGCCGTCAGGCACAAAAAGAAGATAATCATTGCTATCGTGCAATATCACCGTAAAATATTTGCCAAATGTTTTAGACTCTCTTCTGACGTCCACCACTGCATCAAATATGCTTCCATAAACACATTTCACAAGTTTTGCCTGGCCATGTGGAGCTTTTTGATAATGAAGTCCTCTTATTACACCTTTTTTAGAAAAAGATAAGTTATCCTGATTAAAATCTAAATCAAACCCCATCCTTTTAAAATCAGAATCTTTAAAAATCTCTTGAAAATAACCTCTATTATCAAAAAATTTTTTTGATTTTATAATCACTAAGCCTTCAATACCCGTTTCTATTTTTTCAAATGGCATATTTCTCCCCTACTTAATTTATTTTTTTCATTTTATAATAAAAGGGAAAATTAAAAAAGGACATTTCAGAAGGGAGTCAAAAATGGGCAAAACTATTGCGGAAAAAATTTTTTCCAAACACTCAAAAAAGGATGTGAAAGCAGGTGACTATATCCTTGCAAATCTAGACATAGTTCTTGTAAACGACATCACAGGTCCACTAAGCGTTATTGAATTCCAAAAGCTAGGAGACATTAAGGTTTTTGATAAAGATAAAATAGTCATAATTTGCGATCACTTTACGCCAAACAAAGACATTAAATCAGCCCAAAACGTAAAAATGTTAAGAAATTTTGCAAAAAATCAAAACATAAAACATTTCTATGAACCTGGTCATGTGGGAATAGAACACGTTATGATTCCCGAACTAGGTTTAGCTCGACCAGGATATTTAATAATTGGAGCAGATTCCCACACGTGCACTTATGGTGCACTAAATGCATTTTCCACTGGAGTAGGTTCAACTGATGCTGGCATGGCAATGGCAACTGGAGATACGTGGTTCAGAGTTCCACCATCATTTAAAGTAGAAATAAGAGGTAAACAAAAGAAATGGATTAGCGGAAAAGACGTCGTGCTAAACTTGATAGGGAAAATTGGCGTAGAAGGCGCAAACTATTTTGCTCTCGAATTTTGCGGAGAAGGATTAAGAAATCTTTCTATAGATGACAGATTTACCATTTCAAACATGGCAATCGAGTGCGGGGGTAAAGCTGGTATATTTAATTATGACGAGATAACGCACCAATACCTAGAAAGTTTGGGAATAAATGCATTTGATTACATTGAGGCAGACAAGGATGCAAATTACGAAAAGAGTATCACAATAGATTTAAGCGAACTGGATTATACTGTTTCTCTTCCATTTTCTCCAGATAATACTGTCAATGTAAGCAAATTAGAAAAAACTTATGTTGACCAGGTAGTAATAGGATCTTGCACAAACGGTAGACTCTCAGATCTAAGAGTTGCAGCAGAAATTTTAACTAACAAAAAGGTAAAGGATGGCCTCAGAGTAATTGTACTTCCAGGAAGTCCAAAGGTCTATCTTGAAGCTTTAAGAGAGGGCCTGATAGAGAAATTTATTTTAGCTGGCGCAGCAGTTTCTACCCCAACCTGTGGCCCATGTTTAGGTGGTCATATGGGCATTCTTGCTGAAGATGAAGTTTGC comes from Thermodesulfobium acidiphilum and encodes:
- a CDS encoding ferritin-like domain-containing protein, whose translation is MSQAKATKEQLFEMLNKAIAREIQVSIQYMWQHIQLVGFKGKIVGEDLKKISITEMQHAEDIAEHLFKLGGIPTTKPNNIEVGSSLKEMLELDIKAENEAIELYREIISFSKKHDDLATRRLFEKILLEEMDHLQTFENYLVD
- a CDS encoding zf-HC2 domain-containing protein; its protein translation is MSCDECKKLIELEELGIITSKQLLELEAHVANCPKCFYLRQRSKQLTYSLKNLPIMSVPDDLFSLIVYRIEKQTFIKNLIFFSTSMSFIFLIGSILLNNINYSIFSIDIEESVFYAFEVVWEIFYNNVSLIYLLIGSFLAFIIFSVYKKRKELLS
- the leuC gene encoding 3-isopropylmalate dehydratase large subunit; this translates as MGKTIAEKIFSKHSKKDVKAGDYILANLDIVLVNDITGPLSVIEFQKLGDIKVFDKDKIVIICDHFTPNKDIKSAQNVKMLRNFAKNQNIKHFYEPGHVGIEHVMIPELGLARPGYLIIGADSHTCTYGALNAFSTGVGSTDAGMAMATGDTWFRVPPSFKVEIRGKQKKWISGKDVVLNLIGKIGVEGANYFALEFCGEGLRNLSIDDRFTISNMAIECGGKAGIFNYDEITHQYLESLGINAFDYIEADKDANYEKSITIDLSELDYTVSLPFSPDNTVNVSKLEKTYVDQVVIGSCTNGRLSDLRVAAEILTNKKVKDGLRVIVLPGSPKVYLEALREGLIEKFILAGAAVSTPTCGPCLGGHMGILAEDEVCVSTTNRNFIGRMGHPKSKVILASPAVAAASAITGYITSPEEVM
- a CDS encoding polymer-forming cytoskeletal protein → MKRGLLLFFVFLTLYLFSFNLVFAQDQNLMLSRVRQGFGYQTNEEQYLKRDVIKREINIEQDQVINGDFIVHNAILTVSGRINGDLIAYRSDVILKNSAVITGKVIIHNGSLKKETGARTGDILEILSKRTPPPFLNVKPLFGKNFEGGVILDFRTLINSFEAKIFFSVLIFFMSFIYFLFFKRIVIEKYNYVYKFSLKAICFSIFIFLSIPSIFWFSREEPMFAVIFLAIMSILSVPGITFFTFSIFKNLFHLILKREVPYLFYVLISCLFLSLTILIFSGSLLYLIWLSLGLSYSILLYKSS
- a CDS encoding RNA polymerase sigma factor, producing MDSDLILRIKSGDQNAFRDLYNRYSSFIYTLSYRLSGSSEEAKDLVQEFFIKFYNNVDKFDINYPFIPWAKRVLTNLYIDKKRAKKEYTSFEDLTSEDDERSFDPVDNSLMPEEIIIRYENKEAVEKALLKLPEIYRVVIVLFYQEDLSIKEISNILSIDEGTVKMRISRGRKKLYKELSTYEL
- the rfbC gene encoding dTDP-4-dehydrorhamnose 3,5-epimerase yields the protein MPFEKIETGIEGLVIIKSKKFFDNRGYFQEIFKDSDFKRMGFDLDFNQDNLSFSKKGVIRGLHYQKAPHGQAKLVKCVYGSIFDAVVDVRRESKTFGKYFTVILHDSNDYLLFVPDGFLHGFCALSDFAIVLYKTSSEYSPESSSGVIYNDQFLSIPWPVENPIISLQDAGLKTFKEEFLEQF